A DNA window from Vigna angularis cultivar LongXiaoDou No.4 chromosome 1, ASM1680809v1, whole genome shotgun sequence contains the following coding sequences:
- the LOC108346512 gene encoding pentatricopeptide repeat-containing protein At2g33680 yields the protein MPLPFPPQHVQVLRALLHYTVNKELRRGRVLHARILRNGFFSFTHIANAFINLYTKCGHFAEANLVFDNIVHKDVISWNCLINAFSQQQAYASSHVMRLFRRMMACTTLPNAHTFTGVFTASSNLSDASAGRMAHALAVKTAWSDDVFVASSLLNLYCKTGLVAEARELFDEMPVRNVVSWATMISGYASKEFAYEAFQLFELLRHEKESDNEKEFVITSVLSALTSHVFVDTGRQVHSLAMKNGGVCFVSVGNALVTMYSKCGSLEDALKTFELSGNKNSITWSAMVTGFAQSGDADKALKLFYDMHRSGVLPTEYTLVGVINACSDACAIVEGRQMHGYSLKLGYELQLYVMSALVDMYAKCGSIGDARNGFEYIQQPDVVLWTSIITGYVQNGDYEGAMNLYGKMQMGRVIPNDLTMASVLKACSSLVALDQGKQMHAGIIKYGFSLEVPIGSALSAMYAKCGSLDDGCRIFWRMPSRDVISWNAMISGLSQNGRGIEALKLFEEMCSEGTKPDSVTFVNLLSACSHMGLVERGWVYFKMMFDEFNIAPTVEHYACMVDILSRAGQLNEAKEFIESATVDHGLCLWRILLGACKNHRNYYLGAYAGEKLMELGSPESSAYVLLSSIYTALGKWEDVERVRGLMKTRGVTKEPGCSWIELKSLTHVFVVGDNMHPQIEEIRLALKLLTKLMKDEGYQPLLDPLLPKIISDDLKDQEGSDEIQLRVCGGC from the exons ATGCCTCTTCCATTTCCTCCCCAACACGTGCAAGTGTTGCGTGCTCTCCTTCACTACACTGTCAACAAAGAACTTCGTAGAGGTCGAGTTTTGCACGCTCGCATTCTCAGAAACGGTTTTTTCTCCTTCACTCACATTGCCAACGCCTTCATCAACCTCTACACAAAGTGTGGTCACTTCGCAGAAGCCAACCTCGTATTCGACAACATCGTTCACAAGGACGTCATCTCATGGAACTGTCTCATCAATGCATTCTCCCAACAGCAAGCCTACGCCTCTTCTCACGTCATGCGTCTCTTTCGCCGTATGATGGCCTGCACCACCCTCCCCAACGCCCACACCTTCACCGGCGTCTTCACCGCCTCCTCCAACCTCTCCGACGCCAGCGCCGGCCGCATGGCCCACGCTCTTGCCGTCAAAACGGCCTGGTCCGATGACGTTTTCGTTGCCAGTTCGCTTCTTAACTTGTACTGCAAAACGGGTCTCGTTGCGGAGGCGCGTGAGCTGTTTGACGAAATGCCTGTGAGGAATGTGGTTTCTTGGGCTACCATGATTTCTGGGTATGCTTCCAAGGAGTTTGCTTATGAGGCTTTTCAGCTCTTTGAACTATTGCGTCATGAAAAAGAGAGTGACAATGAAAAAGAGTTTGTGATCACTAGTGTTCTTAGTGCTTTGACGAGTCACGTGTTTGTGGACACCGGAAGGCAGGTTCATTCTCTTGCGATGAAAAACGGGGGTGTTTGCTTTGTCTCTGTGGGGAATGCTCTCGTGACGATGTATTCGAAGTGTGGGAGCTTGGAGGATGCGCTCAAGACTTTTGAGTTGTCGGGGAATAAGAATTCGATCACGTGGTCGGCTATGGTTACTGGTTTTGCTCAGAGTGGGGATGCGGATAAGGCtctgaaactgttttatgataTGCATCGCTCTGGTGTTTTGCCCACTGAGTATACTCTTGTTGGGGTGATCAATGCTTGTAGTGATGCTTGTGCTATTGTGGAAGGGAGACAAATGCACGGTTATTCCTTGAAGCTGGGTTATGAATTGCAGTTGTATGTGATGTCGGCTTTGGTGGACATGTACGCGAAGTGTGGTAGTATAGGGGATGCTCGGAATGGTTTTGAGTATATTCAACAACCTGATGTTGTTCTTTGGACTTCAATCATAACGGGTTATGTACAAAATGGGGATTATGAAGGTGCTATGAATTTGTACGGTAAAATGCAGATGGGGCGAGTTATCCCCAATGATTTAACTATGGCTAGTGTTCTAAAGGCTTGTTCTAGCTTGGTGGCTTTAGATCAGGGAAAGCAAATGCATGCCGGGATTATTAAGTATGGTTTTAGCTTGGAAGTTCCGATTGGAAGTGCTCTTTCTGCCATGTATGCAAAGTGTGGAAGTTTGGATGATGGATGCCGCATCTTTTGGAGGATGCCTTCTAGAGATGTAATTTCGTGGAATGCAATGATATCCGGACTTTCTCAAAATGGTCGCGGCATTGAAGCCTTGAAGTTGTTTGAAGAGATGTGCTCGGAGGGAACAAAGCCCGATAGTGTCACATTTGTGAATCTTCTCTCTGCTTGTAGTCATATGGGTTTGGTGGAAAGAGGGTGGGTTTATTTTAAGATGATGTTTGATGAGTTTAACATTGCTCCTACAGTAGAGCATTATGCTTGCATGGTTGATATCTTGAGCCGTGCTGGACAACTAAATGAAGCAAAAGAATTTATTGAATCAGCAACGGTTGATCATGGTCTATGTCTGTGGCGCATATTATTAGGGGCCTGTAAGAACCATCGTAACTATTATCTTGGTGCTTATGCTGGAGAGAAACTAATGGAGTTAGGCTCGCCAGAATCGTCTGCTTATGTGTTGTTATCGAGTATATATACGGCTTTAGGAAAATGGGAAGACGTGGAGCGTGTCAGGGGACTGATGAAGACCCGAGGGGTGACTAAAGAACCTGGTTGTAGCTGGATTGAGTTGAAAAGTTTGACCCATGTATTTGTTGTTGGAGACAATATGCACCCACAAATTGAAGAAATAAGGTTGGCGTTAAAACTGTTAACCAagttaatgaaagatgaaggaTATCAACCTCTTCTTGATCCATTACTTCCTAAAATTATCAGTGATGATTTGAAAG ATCAAGAAGGCAGCGATGAGATACAACTCAGGGTTTGTGGTGGCTGTTAG
- the LOC108346518 gene encoding uncharacterized protein LOC108346518 isoform X1 — protein sequence MENPDTALTTSSLPPPPPLAADEPEPKKLKMSTTTSDDEECKTAPGTKKRYKRRKVAIFFAYCGVGYQGMQKNPGAKTIEGDLEEALYVSGAVPEHDRGIPKRYDWARSARTDKGVSAVGQVVSGRFYIDPPGLVDRLNSNLPSQIRIFGYKRVTGSFSAKKFCDRRRYVYLIPVFALDPSCHRDRETVMASLGSTNELVKCLECSERGRKVVGLVGNRKHNLELEAMDVDAGSNRDVVLDSVVAEDVEVSLSKGDDNHLNGESGIDTKGEVLVDGTNPETGIENMITVQDEDMPLNGESVNNSDIIEEEKMNGVDKSTGGSRFCYGEKERERFNKVLNFFVGTHNFHNFTTRTKAQDPAARRYIISFNANTTVVVEGIEFVKCEVVGQSFMLHQIRKMIGLAVAIMRNCAPESLINKALQQDVNINVPTAPEVGLYLDECFFSSYNQKWKDSHEEVSMKAYEKEAEEFKMKYIYSHISSTEQKEGTVALWLHSLNHRNYPDLRVVNEEATTDNKSADPEEAISDYKTANPEEITDNKSADRKEAITDNKSVDPEQAITDNKSAADPEQAITDNKSAADPEQAITDNKSAADPEQAITDNKSATDPEVVVT from the exons ATGGAAAACCCAGATACAGCGCTGACAACTTCATCCCTGCCTCCACCACCTCCATTAGCTGCGGACGAGCCAGAGCCCAAGAAGCTGAAGATGTCCACCACAACTTCTGATGATGAAGAATGCAAAACTGCCCCGGGCACCAAGAAACGATACAAACGCCGTAAGGTTGCCATTTTCTTTGCTTACTGTGGTGTTGGCTATCAGGGTATGCAGAAAAACCCTGGTGCAAAGACCATTGAAGGTGACCTAGAAGAGGCCTTATATGTGTCTGGAGCTGTTCCTGAACATGATCGTGGAATTCCTAAACGATATGACTGGGCTCGCTCAGCTAGAACAGATAAAGGTGTTAGTGCTGTTGGTCAGGTTGTCTCCGGTCGTTTCTACATTGATCCTCCTGGCCTTGTTGACCGCCTTAATTCAAACCTTCCCTCTCAGATAAGGATCTTTGGTTACAAGCGTGTGACAGGTTCTTTTAGTGCCAAGAAGTTCTGTGACCGGAGGAGGTATGTCTATCTCATTCCCGTGTTTGCTCTTGATCCAAGTTGTCACCGTGATAGAGAGACTGTCATGGCTAGTTTGGGATCTACAAACGAGCTTGTTAAATGTTTGGAGTGTTCTGAGAGAGGCCGAAAGGTGGTAGGATTAGTTGGCAACCGTAAGCACAATCTGGAACTTGAAGCTATGGATGTTGACGCTGGATCAAACAGAGATGTTGTGCTTGATTCTGTAGTTGCAGAGGATGTGGAAGTTTCTCTGAGCAAAGGGGATGATAATCATTTAAATGGGGAGTCTGGGATTGATACTAAGGGTGAAGTTTTAGTTGATGGCACGAACCCTGAAACTGGTATTGAGAACATGATTACTGTTCAGGATGAGGATATGCCTTTGAATGGTGAATCTGTGAATAATTCAGACAttattgaggaagaaaaaatGAACGGAGTGGATAAGTCTACTGGTGGAAGCAGGTTCTGTTACGGTGAGAAGGAGAGGGAGAGATTTAATaaggttttaaatttttttgttgggACTCATAATTTCCATAACTTCACCACCCGAACAAAAGCACAGGACCCTGCTGCTCGTCGTTACATTATTTCATTCAATGCTAACACTACTGTTGTAGTTGAGGGCATTGAGTTTGTAAAGTGTGAGGTTGTGGGACAGAGCTTCATGCTTCATCAGATACGGAAGATGATAGGGCTGGCAGTGGCAATAATGAGAAATTGTGCACCAGAATCACTTATCAATAAAGCTTTGCAGCA GGATGTGAACATTAATGTGCCTACTGCTCCTGAGGTTGGATTATATCTGGACGAGTGcttcttttcttcatataacCAGAAGTGGAAAGATAGCCATGAAGAGGTGTCAATGAAAGCATATGAGAAAGAAGCTGAGGAGTTCAAAATGAAGTACATATATTCCCATATTTCTTCCACGGAGCAGAAGGAAGGAACTGTTGCTCTTTGGTTGCATTCTTTAAACCATAGAAATTATCCAGATCTGCGTGTTGTCAATGAGGAAGCCACCACTGATAACAAGAGTGCTGATCCtgaagaagccatttctgaTTACAAGACTGCTAATCCTGAAGAAATTACTGATAACAAGAGTGCTGATCGTAAAGAAGCCATCACTGATAACAAGAGTGTTGATCCTGAACAAGCCATCACTGATAACAAGAGTGCTGCTGATCCTGAACAAGCCATCACTGATAACAAGAGTGCTGCTGATCCTGAACAAGCCATCACTGATAACAAGAGTGCTGCTGATCCTGAACAAGCCATCACTGATAACAAGAGTGCTACTGATCCTGAAGTAGTAGTGACTTAG
- the LOC108346518 gene encoding uncharacterized protein LOC108346518 isoform X2 has translation MSTTTSDDEECKTAPGTKKRYKRRKVAIFFAYCGVGYQGMQKNPGAKTIEGDLEEALYVSGAVPEHDRGIPKRYDWARSARTDKGVSAVGQVVSGRFYIDPPGLVDRLNSNLPSQIRIFGYKRVTGSFSAKKFCDRRRYVYLIPVFALDPSCHRDRETVMASLGSTNELVKCLECSERGRKVVGLVGNRKHNLELEAMDVDAGSNRDVVLDSVVAEDVEVSLSKGDDNHLNGESGIDTKGEVLVDGTNPETGIENMITVQDEDMPLNGESVNNSDIIEEEKMNGVDKSTGGSRFCYGEKERERFNKVLNFFVGTHNFHNFTTRTKAQDPAARRYIISFNANTTVVVEGIEFVKCEVVGQSFMLHQIRKMIGLAVAIMRNCAPESLINKALQQDVNINVPTAPEVGLYLDECFFSSYNQKWKDSHEEVSMKAYEKEAEEFKMKYIYSHISSTEQKEGTVALWLHSLNHRNYPDLRVVNEEATTDNKSADPEEAISDYKTANPEEITDNKSADRKEAITDNKSVDPEQAITDNKSAADPEQAITDNKSAADPEQAITDNKSAADPEQAITDNKSATDPEVVVT, from the exons ATGTCCACCACAACTTCTGATGATGAAGAATGCAAAACTGCCCCGGGCACCAAGAAACGATACAAACGCCGTAAGGTTGCCATTTTCTTTGCTTACTGTGGTGTTGGCTATCAGGGTATGCAGAAAAACCCTGGTGCAAAGACCATTGAAGGTGACCTAGAAGAGGCCTTATATGTGTCTGGAGCTGTTCCTGAACATGATCGTGGAATTCCTAAACGATATGACTGGGCTCGCTCAGCTAGAACAGATAAAGGTGTTAGTGCTGTTGGTCAGGTTGTCTCCGGTCGTTTCTACATTGATCCTCCTGGCCTTGTTGACCGCCTTAATTCAAACCTTCCCTCTCAGATAAGGATCTTTGGTTACAAGCGTGTGACAGGTTCTTTTAGTGCCAAGAAGTTCTGTGACCGGAGGAGGTATGTCTATCTCATTCCCGTGTTTGCTCTTGATCCAAGTTGTCACCGTGATAGAGAGACTGTCATGGCTAGTTTGGGATCTACAAACGAGCTTGTTAAATGTTTGGAGTGTTCTGAGAGAGGCCGAAAGGTGGTAGGATTAGTTGGCAACCGTAAGCACAATCTGGAACTTGAAGCTATGGATGTTGACGCTGGATCAAACAGAGATGTTGTGCTTGATTCTGTAGTTGCAGAGGATGTGGAAGTTTCTCTGAGCAAAGGGGATGATAATCATTTAAATGGGGAGTCTGGGATTGATACTAAGGGTGAAGTTTTAGTTGATGGCACGAACCCTGAAACTGGTATTGAGAACATGATTACTGTTCAGGATGAGGATATGCCTTTGAATGGTGAATCTGTGAATAATTCAGACAttattgaggaagaaaaaatGAACGGAGTGGATAAGTCTACTGGTGGAAGCAGGTTCTGTTACGGTGAGAAGGAGAGGGAGAGATTTAATaaggttttaaatttttttgttgggACTCATAATTTCCATAACTTCACCACCCGAACAAAAGCACAGGACCCTGCTGCTCGTCGTTACATTATTTCATTCAATGCTAACACTACTGTTGTAGTTGAGGGCATTGAGTTTGTAAAGTGTGAGGTTGTGGGACAGAGCTTCATGCTTCATCAGATACGGAAGATGATAGGGCTGGCAGTGGCAATAATGAGAAATTGTGCACCAGAATCACTTATCAATAAAGCTTTGCAGCA GGATGTGAACATTAATGTGCCTACTGCTCCTGAGGTTGGATTATATCTGGACGAGTGcttcttttcttcatataacCAGAAGTGGAAAGATAGCCATGAAGAGGTGTCAATGAAAGCATATGAGAAAGAAGCTGAGGAGTTCAAAATGAAGTACATATATTCCCATATTTCTTCCACGGAGCAGAAGGAAGGAACTGTTGCTCTTTGGTTGCATTCTTTAAACCATAGAAATTATCCAGATCTGCGTGTTGTCAATGAGGAAGCCACCACTGATAACAAGAGTGCTGATCCtgaagaagccatttctgaTTACAAGACTGCTAATCCTGAAGAAATTACTGATAACAAGAGTGCTGATCGTAAAGAAGCCATCACTGATAACAAGAGTGTTGATCCTGAACAAGCCATCACTGATAACAAGAGTGCTGCTGATCCTGAACAAGCCATCACTGATAACAAGAGTGCTGCTGATCCTGAACAAGCCATCACTGATAACAAGAGTGCTGCTGATCCTGAACAAGCCATCACTGATAACAAGAGTGCTACTGATCCTGAAGTAGTAGTGACTTAG
- the LOC108332748 gene encoding uncharacterized protein LOC108332748 produces the protein MHKKSLQILVQSPDLGISVQSTTNHRTLSDVKHRLLPRSHQSFYFTLNGKPLPDETLLSRIAPLSTLSLRPRLLGGGGDGGATGAESRDCYLNMYAEKKPDKVDPHEQRLSKWHNCSLSNEPLREPCVIDKLGNIFNKEALVEALLGKKLPKEFGYIKGLKDMINIQLCSIPGSDDGAKFQCPVAGLEFNGKYRFFALKSCGHVLSARALREVKSSSCLVCHKEYADVDKIVLNGTDEEVAVLRERMEEERAKIREKKNRKVKNSDDGVSLEGTKLSGTKHRVDVKAVERVSAKVEGKGKVANGNVGLNGAVAAAKRFKASDLAPANATKDVYASIFTSSRKSEFKETYSCRSLPLGRN, from the coding sequence ATGCATAAAAAATCGCTCCAAATCCTGGTGCAGTCACCGGACCTCGGAATTTCCGTTCAATCCACTACCAATCACAGAACCCTTTCCGATGTCAAGCACCGCCTTCTCCCCCGATCACACCAATCCTTCTACTTCACCCTCAATGGCAAGCCCCTACCCGACGAAACCCTTCTCTCGAGAATTGCGCCTCTCTCCACCCTCTCCCTACGGCCCCGCCTCCTCGGCGGCGGTGGAGACGGCGGAGCCACCGGCGCCGAGTCCCGCGACTGCTACCTCAATATGTACGCTGAGAAGAAGCCAGATAAGGTGGACCCCCACGAACAGCGTCTCTCAAAGTGGCACAATTGCTCTCTCTCAAATGAGCCCCTGAGGGAGCCCTGCGTGATCGACAAATTGGGGAATATATTCAACAAGGAAGCGCTGGTGGAAGCTTTGCTGGGGAAGAAGCTTCCTAAAGAATTTGGGTACATCAAGGGATTGAAAGACATGATCAATATTCAACTTTGTTCGATTCCTGGATCTGATGATGGGGCAAAGTTTCAGTGCCCCGTTGCGGGGCTTGAATTCAATGGAAAATATAGGTTTTTCGCGCTGAAAAGCTGTGGGCATGTTTTGAGTGCCAGGGCTCTGAGGGAGGTCAAGTCTTCGTCGTGTTTGGTTTGTCACAAGGAGTATGCCGACGTTGATAAGATTGTGCTCAATGGGACTGATGAGGAGGTGGCGGTTCTGAGGGAGAGGATGGAAGAGGAGAGGGCTAAGATAAGGGAGAAGAAGAATAGGAAGGTTAAGAATAGTGATGATGGTGTGAGTTTGGAAGGGACTAAGTTGAGTGGTACCAAGCATCGTGTTGATGTTAAGGCTGTGGAGAGGGTTTCAGCTAAGGTGGAAGGAAAAGGGAAGGTTGCTAATGGTAACGTTGGTTTGAATGGTGCTGTTGCTGCTGCGAAGCGTTTCAAGGCTTCGGATTTGGCACCAGCGAATGCTACTAAGGATGTGTATGCGTCCATTTTCACTTCGTCTAGGAAGTCTGAATTTAAAGAAACATATTCTTGTAGATCTCTTCCTCTTGGTAGAAACTGA
- the LOC128196183 gene encoding uncharacterized protein LOC128196183, with the protein MENQGEVQEGMKVDIQQLKEQISQILEAMNALQSPKDSCAQQPQQRVPEVQTFPSYGLPPNYTPPSGVDLGHLDTQKAEGNAVEVEGELGATTFTIPGKTIQPGIENMIMKKQPETKSSSYVVTPADFKDDKSKLEVFEKRLRAIEGEGSFEFGDARKLCLVPDVVIPPKFRLPEFEKYRGNTCPWSHITMYCRKMAAYAHDEKLFIHIFQESLIGVALTWYMRLETTHIYSWKDLVDAFLRQYEYNKDLTPDRIQLQNMVKKESESFREYAQRWREIAAQVEPPLSDKEMTTIFLNTLQPPFYEHMISSVSSSFADIVVIGERVEGGIRNGKIALGSQLVASLNEYGPRHEKDKKRIVNSHFIAYPQMSHGSNRPIERRNYNRNEKVVSFTPIPMTYTELLPDLLRRNLIKVCPTRPIRPPYPKSYDTNAKCDYHEGACGHSTEACKALKHKVQSLIDSGCLKFEESQSSTLARREFGPTNAMDK; encoded by the coding sequence atggagaaccaagGAGAAGTTCAAGAGGGGATGAAAGTCGATATCCAACAGCTGAAGGAACAAATAAGTCAAATCCTAGAGGCCATGAATGCCTTACAAAGCCCCAAAGATTCGTGCgcacaacaaccacaacaaagAGTTCCAGAAGTAcaaactttcccttcctatggtcttcCCCCAAATTATACTCCACCATCAGGAGTGGACTTGGGGCATCTTGATACTCAAAAGGCCGAAGGTAATGCAGTTGAAGTAGAAGGCGAGCTTGGGGCAACCACTTTCACAATTCCTGGGAAGACAATCCAACCAGGTATTGAGAAcatgataatgaaaaaacaacCTGAGACGAAGTCTTCATCTTATGTCGTTACACCAGCAGATTTTAAGGACGACAAGAGTAAATTAGAAGTCTTTGAGAAGAGGTTAAGAGCCATAGAAGGCgaaggaagttttgaatttggagatgcTAGAAAACTATGTTTAGTTCCTGATGTGGTGATACCTCCAAAGTTCAGGTTGCCAGAATTTGAGAAATATCGGGGAAATACTTGCCCATGGAGCCATATAACTATGTACTGCAGAAAAATGGCAGCTTATGCCCACGATGAAAAACTTTTTATTCACATCTTCCAAGAAAGTTTAATTGGCGTAGCTTTGACTTGGTACATGCGCTTAGAAACTACTCACATCTATTCATGGAAAGATCTGGTTGATGCATTCCTAAGGCAGtatgaatataataaagatCTAACACCTGACAGAATACAACTGCAAAACATGGTGAAGAAAGAGTCTGAATCATTTAGAGAATATGCCCAAAGGTGGAGAGAAATTGCTGCTCAAGTAGAACCGCCTCTGAGCGACAAGGAGATGACTACCATATTTTTGAATACTCTACAACCACCATTTTATGAACACATGATAAGCAGTGTCTCCTCAAGTTTTGCTGACATAGTAGTAATTGGAGAGAGGGTCGAGGGTGGcataagaaatggaaaaattgcACTAGGCTCACAACTAGTAGCAAGTTTAAATGAGTATGGTCCTAGAcatgagaaagataaaaaacGAATAGTTAACTCACATTTTATTGCCTATCCTCAAATGTCACATGGGTCCAATCGACCCATTGAGCGAAGAAATTACAATCGTAATGAGAAGGTCGTCAGCTTCACTCCTATCCCCATGACCTATACAGAGTTACTGCCAGATCTTCTCCGCAGAAACCTCATAAAGGTTTGTCCAACTAGACCTATACGACCTCCGTACCCAAAGAGCTATGACACAAACGCCAAGTGTGATTATCATGAAGGAGCGTGTGGACACTCAACAGAGGCATGCAAGGCTTTAAAGCATAAAGTGCAATCTTTGATCGATTcaggatgtttaaagtttgaagaaagtcAATCCAGCACTCTGGCAAGGCGCGAGTTCGGCCCTACAAATGCCATGGACAAATGA